The nucleotide window CGAAAGCCGGAAACCGGCATCGTTCAGCGTTGCATGTTCGCGAATACAGGTGACCACATCGAGCACCATGCGCCGGTTCGGCTCATGATAGGCGACATCATTGCTGGCGATCATTCTGGCACTGTGGCGCCGCGCCATCTGGTCGACGCGATTGAGACGAGCCCGATCCTCGCCATCCAGACGCGCCACACCGGCCACCCAGACCCTGCCCGGCGCCGCCATGCTCAGGCGCGCCAGCGCCGCCTCGCTCAACCCCCAATCCTTCTCATAGGGCATCAGAATGAAGAGCTGGCCGGCCGAAAAATCCTCGTTCGATCCCGCTTCTCCAGGTTCGGCACTGCCGAAAAGATCGCTGAAATAGAGCGTCGGTTTGCCCTTCTCGCCGCGGCGATTGCCCAAGGTCAGCAATTTACACAAGCGCCCGTAAGCAGCCCGATCGGTCGGATAGGCGACAAGGTCGGGCGTACCATCGGCAAAACACAGCCTGACCCCGACAAGATAGCGGAAACCGGGGTGAATCTGGTGATTGTCGCGCGCCGCCACATAGCCGCGCACCACGCCGGCAAAGCTGTTGCGGTCGCACAAACCCAGCCCATTCATACCCAGATGCATGGCGCCCAGAACCAGCTCTTCAGGATGCGAACCCGAGCGCAAGAAGGAGAAATTGCTGGTGGTGACCAGTTCGGCAAAATCTGTGGCCGGGCCAATGGACTGGCCTTGTCCAATGGGCCTGGGCGGCAAGGAAACGACATTGCTCATGAGAAGAACCCATGCAGATACCACAGGGCCGGCGCCCCGGGCCGGTGAAAGCCATGGCGGAACACCCAGAACCGGTGCCCCTCTCCGTCTTCGACCAGGTAATAATCGCGCGTCACCGCCTCGGGATCATGCAATGGCAGATCGGGAACATGGGGGGCGGGTTTGTCGGCTTTGGCCGGTTTGGATATGTTTCCCTCCGCCGGGAAGGCCACGGAAAGAGCACCCTCATTGCGATCTTTAATAAGCTGCAACCTTTCCCCTGTCCGCCACCATTCGGGCCCCAATCGCTCCGGTCCGGCACCCTTGGTCAGCCGATAAGTCTGGCCACGCCAGATCATCGAAGCGGGCAGCCCATCGGGGACTTCGGCATTGATCCGGATCTGTTCGGGCGCTGGCAACAGGCGAAGCGGACGCCGCAAGGCCGGGTGATCAGATCCGGATCCGGCCTCAGCCACCATTGCCGGAACCAGGCGCGCGGCGCGTTCGGGGATATGGCTTTGCCGGAAATCGAGCTTGAGGACCGACATCGCGCCCAGCCGGCTCGCCAGCCGGTCGGCCAGGCGATCGAGATCGGCAGCGCCGGTCTCGGTTTCGAAGGCACCCAATTGCGCATTATCGAGCTGGTCGAGTGAACTGGCGGCCAGCCGTATAAGGTCAATGCCGAAACCGGGATCGTAATTCTCGGTCTCCAGCTTCTGCGCCCGATGCCGGAACAGGCTCGCAATATGTTCAGGATCGCGGGTCAGTCGGGCCGCATTGAGCGAAAGGGTCATGACCTTGTGGTCGACCCGATAGAGAAACAGGTGAAAACTCTGAGCGCCCAGTCCATGGCGTTCCAGATGCTCGCAAAGCTCTTTGGCCAGGTCACCGGCACTGGCCAGCACATCGTCAAGCTGGGAAATCGGCTCGGCAAAGCGCTGGTCGGCATAGTGATCCAGAACCGGCAGGCGCGGCACCATCCGCTCTTCTATTGCGCCATAGGCCTGGTCGAGCCGAACCAATAGCGATGCGCCGAAACGCGCCTGTAGCGGTTTGCGCGGCCGCTGCCGCACGTGTCCAATCCTTGTCAGCCCCATTTGGGTCAGGGCCGCGACCTGGTCCTGCTCGAGCCGCAAGGCTGCCACGGGCAAAGCGTCGAGAACCATATCCATGGTCTCGGGCTGAAGAATCCGGCTCGTGGCAAAATGGCTGATAGCCCAGGCCGCCCCTATGGTCGGGGCAATAGAGCCCGAAACGCTGTAGCCCAGTTTCCGCAACCGCCCAATCAGCATGGTCAGCATGGCTTTTTCACCCCCGAACAGATGCGGCACGCCGGAAATATCGAGCATGAGATCGCCATAGGGGGCATGGTCGGTGAGGATTGCCACCAGGGGACTGGCATTGGAATGCCAGTCGGCCAGATCGGCAAAAGCGCTTTCCAGAAGCGGCCGATCGAGTTCTTTCATGATAATCCGCGGCATCAGCGCCCGGGCATCGGCCACGCTCTGGCCCACGCGCAGACCGCCGGCCGCCGCTTCCCGATCCACGGCCGCCAGCCGCAATCCACCCTTGACCCTTTCGTAAAGAGCCAGAGGATACACCAGCCCGGAATCAGCCCGCTTGAGATAATCCGTCGGCCAATCGGCTAGAAAGAGCGAGAGGAAGCGCCGTTCCATGCCGGCTTTCACGGCCGGGCTCAGCAGGCAGGGTTGCAAAGCCATTTGCGGTCCATTCCAGAAGAAATCGGGTTTGCTGGATAAGGCTGAGGCCTTTTTCCAAGGTCACGCTCCAGCGCGCCGCCCCAGGTGCACGCTCGTCAAACGGCTTGCGGCCCGAGCGTTGCGGCGTCAGGCACCAGCGCAGATGTGCCGCACTGGCTTCACGCCGGGTGCCATAGCGCAGGAGAAACAGCGAGGCCCCATTTTCGGCAGCCCTGAGGCTCAAGCGCCGGCTGGCCGTGAAATCGAGGGCCTCGGGCACACCGCCAATATCGGCGACAATGCCGGCAACCGCCCGGCAGGCCAGCGCCTCTTCGGCCACCCAGAGCAGCTCTTTCATCTCTTTGGCGCGCACGATCATCAAGCGGGACGGGTCAAAACCGAAAGACAATAGACCCGGGCCATAGGGCAGACCGAAAAACTGCGCATCACGCTCAAGCTGCAGATAGAGTACCGCCACGCGTTTTTCCGTCAGCAGGGTTCCGGCCTGCCCCAGCGCAAAACCCAGACTGGCGCCACCATTGCGCACCGCATCGGTGAAGACCTCCTGCACCAACCCACCCGAAAAGCGCGGAAAGCCAGCCTCGGGCGCCGCAACCGATTGTGTTCGGGCCTCAGCCAGAGCCGGTTTGCGCTCAATATCGGCAATGATGTCCCGCAGCGCGACGAGGCGCTGTTGGCGGTTCTGGGTCTGCATGATGCTATGCGCTATACGAACAAAACAAGAACATTTAGACTCCGAATCTTTCAGGAGTCGAGTCCCTTTTGCGTCATGCGGTGTGGCGGGACTGCATCAACCCGGTCAAGACCGCGTGAGAGCGGTATGAACCCCATTGAGCCGGCACCACATATGGCTAAGTCTTGCTTCGTCCGCCTCCCGGCGCGCCCAAACCTGCAATTTCCACCGACCCCGAGGAAGGCCGACCGCCATGTTCGAGGCCCTGACCCGTTTGTTTGCAAAGCCCGAGGCACCAGCCGGCCTGAACGATCCCAAGCTGGCCGTGGCCGCTTTGCTGGTCCATCTGGCCGCGGTCGATGGCACCATGCAGGATGAAGAACGTGCGGCCATCCGCGGCGCCCTGATGGATCACTACGATCTCGATGAAACCGCCGTGGACAAACTGATCCAGGAAGCGGCCAGGCGCGATGCCGAGGCGGTGGATTTCTATAAGTTCACCAGCGGCCTCATCCAGCTTGAAATGGACGACCGCATCGAGATCATCCGCATGATGTGGACCGTGGTTTTTGCCGACAGGCAAAACCACGAACTGGAGGACAATATGGTCTGGCGCATTGCCGAACTGATCGGCGTATCCAGCCGCGACCGCACCATATTGCGCAACCAGATCCGTGGCCGCGCGGCCGAAGCGGAGTCCGAGGAAGGCTAATAGGCCTCGAATCTGCCGATAATTTCGACTTCGTCATTGGCGCAATCGAAAGTCCCCGCCTTGTCAGCCGCTTGCCGCGCCAGCTCATTGGCATTTGCATTGGCGCGCGCATCCACATAGGCGATATGGCAGCTATTGCCGTCCTGGATCTGGCTGACCACCAGCACCTGTCCATAATTCTCGCCGGTTTCAGGGTGAGCCGTGTGATAGCGCACAATGGTGGCAATCGGGAACCAGCGGCCAAGCGCATTGGACAACCGCCATTCGAGCTTGCTTCCCAGCGAATTGAAGGGTGGCAGGGTCTGAAAGCCCACGCTGTTCTCATCCGCATCAAAGCCATAGCTGAGCGAAAATCTGAGATCACCTTCCTCGACCAGCAGGGGATAGCCCCTATAGCCGGGACAGGCCCAGCTGGCGCCGAAATCGTCGGCCTCGAGGATCAGACACTGGTTGAGATCAAGATCGGTATAGGCGCTGGTAAAGCCCGATTGCGCTTGCGCCGGGGTCGCCGCCAACGCCAAAACGCAAAGGGCAGGAGGCGCAACAAGATTGCGGATGACAGGCGCACGCATTGAGCTAATCTCCCTGGCCGACAAGCGTTTTCATGATCGAAATCAAATCGTCACCATCATGGCGCCGACATAGTATGAGGGCAAGGAGACACGATGATGTTCAAGAACCTGCTGATCGCCACGGACGGATCCGAGCTTGGCAATAAGGCCCTCGACATCGCGCTCGAGCTGGCCCGGCTCCACGGCGCGAGCCTGATCATTCTGACCGCGACCGATCCGGTTGCCACGGGCATCGGCTCTGGTGGCTTCGGCACCATTGATGCCGGCCCCATCCTGGCGCGACTGGAAGAAGCCTATGCCAGCGAGGCCGCCAATCTGCTCGCTGCGGCGCGCCACAAGGCCCAGGCCGCGGGCATTTCCGCGCAAACCCTGCACCTGCCGCGCCATCGCCCCGCCGACGGCATTCTGGAAACCGCGGCCCAGAAAGGCACCGATCTCATCG belongs to Devosia sp. XK-2 and includes:
- a CDS encoding TerB family tellurite resistance protein, which codes for MFEALTRLFAKPEAPAGLNDPKLAVAALLVHLAAVDGTMQDEERAAIRGALMDHYDLDETAVDKLIQEAARRDAEAVDFYKFTSGLIQLEMDDRIEIIRMMWTVVFADRQNHELEDNMVWRIAELIGVSSRDRTILRNQIRGRAAEAESEEG
- a CDS encoding DNA polymerase Y family protein → MALQPCLLSPAVKAGMERRFLSLFLADWPTDYLKRADSGLVYPLALYERVKGGLRLAAVDREAAAGGLRVGQSVADARALMPRIIMKELDRPLLESAFADLADWHSNASPLVAILTDHAPYGDLMLDISGVPHLFGGEKAMLTMLIGRLRKLGYSVSGSIAPTIGAAWAISHFATSRILQPETMDMVLDALPVAALRLEQDQVAALTQMGLTRIGHVRQRPRKPLQARFGASLLVRLDQAYGAIEERMVPRLPVLDHYADQRFAEPISQLDDVLASAGDLAKELCEHLERHGLGAQSFHLFLYRVDHKVMTLSLNAARLTRDPEHIASLFRHRAQKLETENYDPGFGIDLIRLAASSLDQLDNAQLGAFETETGAADLDRLADRLASRLGAMSVLKLDFRQSHIPERAARLVPAMVAEAGSGSDHPALRRPLRLLPAPEQIRINAEVPDGLPASMIWRGQTYRLTKGAGPERLGPEWWRTGERLQLIKDRNEGALSVAFPAEGNISKPAKADKPAPHVPDLPLHDPEAVTRDYYLVEDGEGHRFWVFRHGFHRPGAPALWYLHGFFS
- a CDS encoding universal stress protein; amino-acid sequence: MMFKNLLIATDGSELGNKALDIALELARLHGASLIILTATDPVATGIGSGGFGTIDAGPILARLEEAYASEAANLLAAARHKAQAAGISAQTLHLPRHRPADGILETAAQKGTDLIVMGSHGRRGLARLLLGSQATEVLARATIPVLIVK